From one Agathobaculum sp. NTUH-O15-33 genomic stretch:
- a CDS encoding LacI family DNA-binding transcriptional regulator → MKRVTLKEIADRLNVSVNTVSLVLRNQPGISRDTREAVLKTAEQLGYQPRAVAAWRNVLILSNIENTGDTYFSNEFFKQIKLELELNGCIAVALHNLNAVSIERMREVIDEKGVEGIVVIDEIGEQHALLLQQLGLPVVLYSFYFPKIPFSSVMEDNISAMSLIVSHLRAKGYARIGFIGSLDSSKSFAERWLGTMLALKAEGMEVDMRRMFIDHTYSECCDVGFLTQLFTASPLPDALLCGNDKIAMASIKALGRLGYAVPRDIGVVGFDNSELAGLCMPTLTTVDNNSHLQARTVVRRLTYMMDSERPVPVERIITPVALVLGESC, encoded by the coding sequence GTGAAAAGAGTAACGCTGAAGGAGATCGCGGACAGGCTGAACGTGTCCGTCAATACGGTTTCGCTGGTGCTGCGCAACCAGCCGGGCATCAGCCGGGACACGCGGGAAGCTGTACTGAAAACAGCGGAGCAGCTCGGTTATCAGCCGCGCGCCGTGGCCGCGTGGAGGAATGTGCTGATCCTTTCCAACATCGAAAATACGGGCGACACCTATTTTTCCAACGAGTTTTTCAAGCAGATCAAGCTGGAACTGGAGCTGAACGGCTGTATCGCCGTTGCGCTGCACAATTTAAACGCGGTCAGCATCGAACGCATGCGCGAGGTGATCGACGAAAAGGGCGTCGAGGGCATCGTGGTGATCGACGAGATCGGTGAACAGCACGCGCTGCTGTTGCAGCAGCTTGGGCTGCCGGTCGTGTTGTACAGCTTTTATTTTCCCAAAATACCGTTTAGCAGCGTGATGGAGGACAATATCAGCGCCATGAGCCTGATCGTGTCGCATCTGCGCGCCAAGGGGTATGCGCGCATCGGCTTTATCGGCAGTTTGGACAGCAGCAAATCCTTTGCCGAGCGCTGGCTGGGCACCATGCTCGCGCTCAAGGCGGAAGGCATGGAGGTGGACATGCGGCGCATGTTTATCGACCATACCTACAGCGAATGCTGCGACGTCGGCTTTTTAACGCAGCTTTTTACCGCCAGCCCGCTGCCGGACGCGCTGCTTTGCGGCAACGATAAAATCGCCATGGCCAGCATCAAGGCGCTGGGGCGGCTCGGCTACGCCGTGCCGCGGGATATCGGCGTGGTCGGGTTCGACAATTCCGAGCTCGCGGGCCTGTGCATGCCGACGCTGACCACGGTCGATAACAATTCGCATTTGCAGGCGCGCACGGTCGTGCGCCGCCTGACCTATATGATGGACAGCGAGCGGCCGGTTCCGGTGGAACGCATCATCACCCCCGTCGCGCTGGTGCTGGGGGAATCCTGCTAA
- a CDS encoding response regulator transcription factor, which yields MKRILVVEDELEIQELLLAYLRSEGYAVTPAGDGMQAVDFFRREPFDLVLLDVLLPKIDGFGVCELIRRESRVPVIMLTALDGEAEQLRGFDLEIDDYVTKPFSMPVLLRKIAAVLRRAGGQTESNLLRYRDLLLDLDARECTFQGAPVELTQREFDLLCELVGKPGRVHTREVLLSRLWGYDFLGDERIVDSHIKNLRKKLPADYIETIRGVGYRAAKEA from the coding sequence GTGAAGCGGATTTTGGTGGTAGAGGACGAACTGGAAATACAGGAGCTGCTGCTGGCGTACCTGCGCAGCGAGGGCTACGCGGTTACCCCGGCGGGGGACGGCATGCAGGCGGTGGACTTTTTTCGCCGGGAGCCGTTCGATCTGGTGCTGCTCGACGTGCTGTTGCCCAAGATAGACGGCTTCGGCGTGTGCGAGCTGATCCGGCGGGAATCCCGCGTGCCGGTGATCATGCTCACCGCGCTGGACGGCGAAGCCGAACAGCTGCGCGGCTTTGATCTGGAAATAGACGACTATGTGACAAAGCCCTTTTCCATGCCCGTGCTGCTGCGCAAGATCGCGGCGGTGCTGCGCCGCGCGGGCGGGCAGACGGAGAGCAACCTGCTGCGCTACCGCGACCTGCTGCTCGATCTGGACGCGCGCGAATGCACGTTTCAGGGCGCGCCGGTCGAGCTGACCCAGCGCGAGTTCGACCTGCTCTGCGAGCTGGTGGGAAAGCCGGGCCGGGTGCACACGCGCGAGGTGCTTTTGAGCCGCCTGTGGGGCTATGACTTTTTGGGCGACGAGCGCATCGTGGACAGCCATATCAAGAACCTGCGCAAAAAGCTGCCCGCGGATTATATCGAAACCATCAGGGGGGTGGGCTACCGTGCTGCGAAGGAAGCTTAG
- a CDS encoding sensor histidine kinase: MLRRKLRESLTFRIFSVTCLLLLLAGAVTFGFIVWATPTSYLTIMTSDLDEKAEVLAERLSATAFDDSGPLLDAFVRDEADVMIVGPDGKIVQTPSNLAVSPVYEDKDENVVVVSIGGGEDTLAVSSDVSGAVAETVSVLTSSDASGEMTYAFEYPDRQGEYTMVVSPRVRVATNQAVSALGKVAPWLLAVMLVFSVLCALFYSRYITRPIVRLSGISQRMAELDFDWKCGEKRLDEIGVLGRSLDELSGRLSAALGDLQTANETLKSDIDRERELERQRLQFFSAASHELKTPVTILKGQLTGMLEGVDVYQDRDAYLAKSLRVTARMEALVQEILTVSRIESNGFALREQPTDLGEAVSAQLALDEDLIELKGLTLTAELPTGTIVSADPVLLRKVLDNILSNAVFYAPEGAKLRVALQTEPEEAVLTVENSGSHIPEDALAHVFEAFYRADSSRNRRTGGSGLGLYIVKMILDRHGAGYAIQNTADGVRFTIRWPKKLP; this comes from the coding sequence GTGCTGCGAAGGAAGCTTAGAGAAAGCCTTACGTTCCGCATTTTCAGCGTCACCTGCCTGCTGCTTCTGCTCGCGGGCGCGGTGACCTTCGGCTTCATCGTTTGGGCAACGCCCACCTCGTATCTGACCATCATGACCAGCGATCTGGATGAAAAGGCCGAGGTTTTGGCCGAGCGCCTGTCCGCCACCGCGTTTGACGACAGCGGCCCCCTGCTGGACGCTTTTGTGCGGGACGAGGCGGACGTGATGATCGTCGGCCCGGATGGAAAAATCGTGCAAACGCCGTCCAACCTCGCGGTCAGCCCGGTGTACGAGGATAAAGATGAGAATGTCGTGGTCGTTTCCATCGGCGGGGGAGAGGATACGCTCGCCGTTTCGTCTGATGTTTCCGGTGCGGTCGCGGAAACGGTCTCTGTGCTCACCTCGTCGGATGCATCGGGTGAAATGACCTACGCCTTTGAATATCCCGACCGGCAGGGGGAATACACCATGGTGGTGTCGCCCCGCGTGCGGGTGGCGACCAATCAGGCGGTATCGGCGCTCGGCAAGGTCGCGCCTTGGCTGCTGGCCGTTATGCTGGTCTTTTCCGTTTTGTGCGCGCTGTTTTATTCCCGCTATATCACGCGGCCCATCGTGCGGCTGAGCGGCATTTCCCAGCGCATGGCGGAGCTGGATTTTGACTGGAAATGCGGCGAAAAGCGGCTGGATGAGATCGGCGTTTTAGGCCGCAGTCTGGATGAGCTGTCCGGCCGCCTGTCCGCCGCGCTGGGCGACCTGCAAACCGCGAATGAAACGCTCAAAAGCGATATCGACCGCGAACGCGAGCTCGAACGGCAGCGGCTGCAATTTTTCTCCGCCGCCTCGCACGAGCTAAAAACCCCGGTGACCATCTTGAAGGGCCAGCTCACCGGCATGCTCGAAGGGGTGGACGTGTATCAGGACCGCGACGCCTATCTGGCAAAATCCCTGCGCGTGACCGCTCGCATGGAAGCGCTGGTGCAGGAGATACTCACCGTGTCGCGCATCGAATCGAACGGGTTCGCGCTGCGGGAGCAGCCGACGGACTTGGGCGAAGCGGTAAGCGCCCAGCTCGCTTTGGATGAGGATTTGATCGAGCTAAAGGGCCTAACGCTCACCGCCGAACTGCCCACGGGCACGATCGTTTCGGCCGACCCCGTTTTGCTGCGCAAGGTGCTGGATAACATATTGTCCAACGCGGTGTTTTACGCGCCGGAGGGGGCGAAGCTGCGCGTCGCCCTGCAAACGGAGCCGGAGGAGGCCGTGCTGACCGTGGAAAACAGCGGCTCGCACATACCGGAGGACGCGCTGGCCCATGTGTTCGAGGCCTTTTACCGGGCGGATAGCTCGCGCAACCGCCGCACCGGCGGCAGCGGGCTGGGTCTGTACATCGTCAAGATGATACTCGACCGCCACGGCGCCGGCTACGCCATACAAAACACGGCGGACGGCGTGCGGTTCACCATCCGCTGGCCGAAAAAACTACCCTAA
- a CDS encoding ornithine cyclodeaminase family protein: MKNLKIIPEEQAAAALDMKAALQTVENAYRACVKGEMYPGGRIVMPVGSEKNMGQWLTAVCTNIPIFGSKFSAVFPDNVKAGLPCDQSTISLYSTRNGEQLALIGANYLTALKTGASAGVATGLLARRDACRLGIIGTGTQAFTQALAIQEVRPLTELRIFDRSTERMNAFAKRIAAARNRPYEIIPCGSGEQCVEGSDIVCTATPSRTPVFDGAALRPGTHVNAIGSFTPTMQEIDAQTVEQASFVVTEHVDGLWAAAGDILIPLAQGLIARDKVRGSVGDVLVKNIPGRQSDGEITLYESVGSCVLDVAMAITVYQTV; the protein is encoded by the coding sequence ATGAAAAACTTGAAGATCATCCCGGAAGAGCAGGCCGCCGCAGCGCTCGATATGAAAGCCGCGCTGCAAACCGTGGAAAACGCCTACCGCGCCTGCGTCAAAGGGGAAATGTACCCCGGCGGCCGCATCGTCATGCCGGTGGGCAGCGAAAAAAACATGGGGCAATGGCTCACCGCCGTTTGTACCAATATCCCGATCTTCGGCTCCAAATTTTCAGCCGTGTTTCCGGACAACGTGAAAGCAGGGCTGCCCTGCGACCAATCCACCATCAGCCTGTATTCCACGCGAAACGGCGAGCAGCTCGCCCTGATCGGCGCCAATTACCTGACCGCGCTGAAAACCGGCGCGAGCGCCGGGGTCGCCACCGGGCTTTTGGCGCGGCGGGACGCGTGCAGGCTCGGCATCATCGGCACCGGCACGCAGGCCTTTACGCAGGCATTGGCCATTCAGGAGGTCCGCCCCCTTACCGAGCTTCGCATTTTCGACCGCTCCACGGAGCGCATGAACGCTTTTGCCAAACGGATCGCCGCCGCCCGCAACCGCCCGTACGAAATCATCCCGTGCGGCAGCGGCGAACAGTGCGTGGAAGGCTCCGATATCGTCTGTACCGCCACCCCCTCGCGCACGCCCGTTTTTGACGGCGCGGCGCTCCGCCCCGGCACGCATGTGAACGCCATTGGCTCGTTCACCCCCACGATGCAGGAGATTGACGCGCAAACCGTTGAGCAAGCAAGCTTTGTCGTCACCGAGCATGTGGACGGGCTGTGGGCCGCCGCGGGCGATATTCTGATTCCCCTTGCGCAGGGCCTGATCGCGCGTGACAAGGTGCGCGGCAGCGTGGGCGACGTGCTGGTAAAAAACATTCCCGGCCGCCAAAGCGACGGCGAGATCACCCTGTACGAAAGCGTCGGCTCCTGTGTGCTGGATGTGGCCATGGCCATCACCGTGTATCAAACTGTATAA
- a CDS encoding proline racemase family protein — protein MSFQRIFTTVETHSGEPMRVITGGVPHIPGATVYEQMKWLEQNDDQVRMLMCREPRGYPPMCVNLLVPPKHPEADAGFIIMEQVEYPVMSGGNTISVATVLLETGMLPMQEPVTEFTLEAPAGLIRIKAECQGGKVTQVTFRNVPAFAVYLDREIEVPHLGKVTVDVAWGGMFYVIADVRQFPGLELIPSHGAEIARVTSLILGAAQEQLPVAHPDYPGIGITNVELSGPTDNPAADWKNSVRVGSGFVDLNNPATWTAALDRCPCGTGTCAKMAVLHAKGQLPLHQKFRHEGILGIVYTGELVEETKIGDYDAVVPTVGGQSWIYGYNTYVLDPTDPFPNGFTVGDIWA, from the coding sequence ATGAGCTTTCAGAGGATTTTTACCACGGTTGAGACCCATTCCGGCGAACCCATGCGCGTAATCACAGGCGGCGTGCCGCATATTCCCGGGGCCACCGTATACGAACAAATGAAATGGCTGGAACAAAACGACGATCAGGTGCGCATGCTGATGTGCCGCGAGCCGCGGGGCTACCCGCCGATGTGCGTCAACCTGCTGGTGCCCCCCAAGCACCCGGAGGCCGACGCGGGCTTTATCATTATGGAGCAGGTGGAATACCCTGTCATGTCCGGCGGCAACACCATTTCCGTCGCCACCGTGCTGCTGGAAACCGGTATGCTGCCCATGCAGGAGCCGGTCACAGAGTTTACGCTGGAAGCCCCCGCCGGGCTGATCCGCATCAAGGCCGAATGTCAGGGCGGCAAGGTCACGCAGGTCACCTTCCGCAACGTGCCCGCCTTCGCGGTCTATCTGGATCGGGAGATCGAGGTGCCGCATCTGGGCAAGGTGACGGTGGACGTGGCGTGGGGCGGCATGTTCTACGTGATCGCCGATGTGCGGCAGTTCCCGGGGCTGGAGCTGATCCCGTCGCACGGCGCGGAGATCGCCCGTGTCACGTCGCTCATCCTCGGCGCGGCGCAGGAGCAGCTTCCGGTCGCCCACCCGGACTATCCCGGCATCGGCATCACCAATGTGGAGCTGTCCGGCCCCACCGACAACCCGGCGGCAGACTGGAAAAACTCCGTTCGCGTCGGCAGCGGCTTTGTTGATCTGAACAATCCCGCCACTTGGACCGCCGCGCTCGACCGCTGCCCCTGCGGCACCGGCACCTGCGCGAAAATGGCGGTGCTGCACGCAAAGGGCCAGCTCCCCCTGCACCAAAAGTTCCGGCACGAGGGCATACTCGGCATCGTCTACACCGGCGAGCTGGTGGAAGAGACCAAGATCGGCGATTACGACGCGGTGGTGCCCACCGTGGGCGGGCAATCGTGGATCTACGGCTACAACACCTATGTGCTCGACCCGACCGACCCCTTCCCGAACGGTTTTACGGTCGGCGATATCTGGGCGTAA
- a CDS encoding GntR family transcriptional regulator: MKHQCIEEDIRGLILSGDGVAADGQLCSERDLAARFRVSRSAVRKAIDSLCSQGWLIRFHGRGTYVKNMKDFHCSQSLYSVTRCAQHYEELGMQPLVTVLEQAVVPANQTIASYLKIAEGDPVLKLQKLYQANRLILNLSVSYLSPADFPGIENQDFSIPICEVLRARYGAYPRKTENTIEAVLPSAEIAKNLKITETTPILLFESLTTGIMNGRYLPLEYYKTYHRTDHLRFRFDQEHEAVD, from the coding sequence ATGAAACACCAATGTATTGAGGAAGATATCCGGGGCCTGATTCTTTCCGGCGACGGGGTGGCGGCGGACGGGCAGCTTTGCAGCGAGCGCGATCTGGCCGCCCGGTTTCGGGTCAGCCGTTCCGCGGTTCGCAAAGCGATTGATTCCCTGTGCAGCCAAGGCTGGCTGATCCGCTTCCACGGCCGGGGAACCTATGTGAAGAATATGAAGGATTTTCACTGCTCCCAGTCGCTCTATTCGGTCACGCGGTGCGCCCAGCACTATGAGGAGCTGGGCATGCAGCCGCTCGTTACCGTGCTGGAACAGGCGGTGGTGCCCGCGAACCAAACCATTGCGTCCTATTTGAAAATCGCGGAAGGCGATCCGGTTCTAAAGCTGCAAAAGCTCTATCAGGCGAACCGCCTGATCCTCAATCTATCGGTCTCTTATCTGTCGCCGGCGGATTTTCCGGGTATCGAAAATCAGGATTTTTCCATACCGATCTGCGAGGTGCTCCGCGCCCGTTACGGCGCGTACCCCAGAAAAACGGAAAACACCATCGAAGCCGTGCTGCCCTCTGCGGAGATCGCCAAAAACCTAAAGATCACGGAAACAACGCCCATTTTGCTGTTTGAATCGCTCACGACCGGCATCATGAACGGGCGTTATTTGCCGCTGGAATATTATAAGACCTATCACCGCACGGATCACCTGCGTTTTCGCTTCGATCAGGAACACGAAGCGGTGGACTGA
- a CDS encoding ABC transporter ATP-binding protein, translating into MEITIDHLNMTYPNGKRALRDISLQLASPNLIGLLGPNGAGKSTLMKLLVAGLMPTEGEIRVDGAPLRKHEKELKNRLGYLPQSFGLYDELTVWQFLDYMAALKNIPDAKRAIDRVIEAVNLSEKRKARIRTLSGGQRQRVGVAQALLGDPQFLIFDEPTVGLDPEERIHFRNLFSRAAQDKIVVLSTHIIEDVQSVCNRLIVMDRGRVRFDGTPSALIQRAEGHVGVFEQAEVQATEGLHITSRVNTARGIRCRAVAELLPHSVEPVEPTLEDAYLYCIAGEEAQ; encoded by the coding sequence ATGGAAATCACGATCGATCACCTGAATATGACCTACCCGAACGGCAAGCGGGCGCTGCGCGATATCTCGCTCCAACTGGCAAGCCCCAATCTCATCGGCCTGCTCGGGCCAAACGGCGCGGGCAAAAGTACGCTGATGAAGCTGCTGGTGGCGGGCCTTATGCCGACGGAGGGCGAAATCCGCGTGGACGGCGCGCCGCTGCGGAAGCATGAAAAGGAACTGAAAAACCGGCTGGGCTATCTGCCCCAGTCCTTCGGCCTGTATGACGAACTGACGGTGTGGCAGTTTTTAGACTATATGGCCGCCCTCAAGAACATACCGGACGCTAAACGCGCGATTGACAGGGTCATCGAAGCGGTCAACCTATCGGAAAAGCGAAAGGCGCGTATCCGCACGCTGTCGGGCGGGCAGCGGCAGCGCGTGGGCGTGGCGCAGGCCCTGCTGGGCGACCCGCAGTTTTTGATCTTTGACGAGCCGACCGTCGGCCTCGACCCGGAGGAACGCATCCACTTCCGCAACCTGTTTTCCCGCGCCGCGCAGGACAAGATCGTCGTCCTTTCCACCCATATTATCGAGGACGTGCAGTCCGTCTGCAACCGGCTGATCGTGATGGACCGGGGCCGCGTCCGGTTTGACGGCACGCCCTCGGCGCTCATCCAGCGCGCCGAGGGGCACGTGGGCGTTTTTGAACAGGCGGAGGTGCAGGCGACGGAAGGGCTGCACATCACCTCGCGCGTGAACACGGCGCGCGGCATCCGCTGCCGTGCGGTCGCGGAACTGCTGCCCCATTCTGTCGAGCCGGTCGAACCGACGCTGGAGGATGCGTACCTCTACTGCATCGCCGGGGAGGAAGCGCAATGA